One segment of Ureibacillus thermophilus DNA contains the following:
- a CDS encoding sensor histidine kinase, with protein sequence MEKTKFVHNHKFLLIFAVAIVTAIASEVKVIPYEGAPFRFGLGTIMFLLGILIRPLPLIYTGLITGILVVLFRTMLDWLFFESAFSYSFFSHFPAGLFYILFAIGLRIINTEKYKSKPLLLASFIMMIEFVSNYIEQFVTSVYITNISVTIKDIGLLLLVAFIRSFFVIGIYSSITVEEQKKQMQQLLNFISTLYVEALYLKKSMNEIEQITASSYGLYEQLKNIDPAISLKALSIAQEIHEVKKDEQRIYAGLSKILNIKLLDAYFISDLLQYVKETNEKYSEMLNKKIDITVSCNQDFRTNEHIPLLALMNNLVTNAVEAIEKEGTIHIAVHVSKSFATITVEDTGAGIPKNLIPIIFDPGFTTKFNGEGVPSTGIGLSHVQAIVEKFNGTIHVESDEKTIFSIKIPIQYLVKGDIA encoded by the coding sequence ATGGAAAAGACTAAATTCGTCCACAATCATAAGTTTTTGTTGATATTTGCCGTAGCAATTGTAACAGCGATTGCCAGTGAAGTGAAAGTCATTCCTTACGAAGGAGCTCCTTTCCGATTCGGATTAGGGACTATTATGTTTTTATTGGGAATATTAATTCGCCCTTTGCCCCTAATCTATACAGGCCTCATTACCGGAATCCTTGTCGTGCTGTTCCGTACAATGTTAGATTGGCTCTTTTTTGAAAGCGCTTTTTCATATTCCTTTTTTTCCCATTTTCCAGCAGGTTTATTTTATATTTTATTCGCTATCGGTTTGCGTATAATCAATACAGAAAAGTATAAATCAAAACCTTTGTTGTTGGCCAGTTTCATCATGATGATTGAATTTGTCAGCAATTATATCGAGCAGTTTGTCACTTCTGTATATATTACCAACATTTCTGTCACAATAAAAGATATTGGTTTGCTTCTTTTGGTTGCCTTCATTCGGAGTTTCTTTGTCATCGGAATTTATAGTTCAATCACCGTCGAAGAACAAAAAAAGCAAATGCAGCAATTGCTAAATTTCATCTCAACCCTCTACGTTGAAGCACTATATTTAAAAAAATCAATGAATGAAATCGAACAAATTACAGCAAGTAGCTATGGTTTGTATGAACAATTAAAAAATATAGACCCGGCGATCAGCCTAAAAGCCCTTTCCATTGCCCAAGAAATTCATGAAGTCAAAAAAGATGAACAAAGAATCTATGCCGGCCTTTCCAAAATATTAAATATAAAGCTGTTAGATGCTTATTTCATTTCGGATTTGCTTCAATATGTGAAAGAAACTAATGAAAAATATAGTGAAATGTTAAATAAGAAAATTGATATCACCGTTTCTTGCAATCAAGATTTTCGTACAAATGAACATATTCCATTGCTTGCGCTCATGAATAATTTAGTGACCAATGCGGTGGAAGCTATTGAAAAGGAAGGAACCATCCATATTGCCGTTCACGTCTCAAAAAGCTTTGCAACTATTACAGTGGAAGATACGGGAGCCGGCATTCCAAAAAATTTAATTCCTATCATATTCGACCCTGGCTTTACAACAAAATTCAACGGAGAAGGAGTGCCTTCAACGGGAATCGGTTTGTCCCATGTACAAGCAATTGTTGAAAAATTCAACGGAACTATTCATGTAGAAAGCGATGAAAAAACCATATTTTCGATTAAGATTCCAATTCAATATTTAGTCAAAGGGGATATAGCATGA
- a CDS encoding response regulator, with amino-acid sequence MRYFIVDDDRASRAMLTQIIEDSQLGTVIGEAANGEEAFTQILVMHPDFVLIDLLMPKMDGLATIARLRESHYDGKFIMISQIINKDMVAQAYEKGIEFFIHKPINKVEVEMVLRKTEEQYRLKSSLSAIRESLSNFETPSTQQPKKSIRDQVLSILNDMGIVGEAGSEDITKMIELLIIDKQKNMLLPPLKELYERVAKQTKITPDEVMKESKSIEQRIRRAILAAMTNLANLGLIDYTNSEFEYYAPRYFDFTEIRKLMNQIKNNEERKVKINIKKFIQVLFTDIANKSN; translated from the coding sequence ATGAGATATTTTATAGTGGATGACGATCGGGCAAGCCGCGCCATGCTCACTCAAATCATTGAAGATAGTCAGCTTGGCACTGTTATTGGGGAAGCTGCGAATGGAGAAGAAGCCTTTACACAAATATTAGTAATGCATCCAGACTTTGTTTTAATTGATTTATTAATGCCGAAAATGGATGGATTGGCAACAATTGCTCGCCTCCGTGAAAGCCATTATGACGGAAAATTTATTATGATTTCTCAAATCATTAATAAAGATATGGTTGCCCAAGCTTACGAAAAAGGTATTGAATTTTTTATTCATAAACCTATTAATAAAGTAGAAGTGGAAATGGTGTTGAGAAAGACGGAAGAGCAGTACCGGTTAAAAAGCTCCCTTTCAGCCATACGTGAATCTCTTTCCAACTTCGAAACCCCAAGTACTCAACAACCAAAAAAATCAATCAGAGACCAAGTTTTAAGCATTCTTAATGATATGGGAATCGTCGGAGAAGCGGGAAGTGAAGATATCACGAAAATGATTGAGCTGCTGATTATAGATAAACAAAAAAATATGCTCCTCCCCCCATTAAAAGAGTTATATGAAAGAGTTGCTAAACAGACAAAAATTACCCCTGATGAGGTCATGAAGGAAAGCAAATCCATTGAACAACGCATTCGCAGAGCCATATTAGCAGCTATGACTAATTTAGCCAACTTAGGTTTAATTGATTATACCAATTCTGAATTTGAATATTATGCCCCCCGCTATTTCGACTTTACAGAAATTAGAAAATTAATGAATCAAATTAAGAATAATGAAGAAAGAAAAGTAAAAATTAACATAAAAAAATTTATTCAAGTATTATTTACAGATATTGCAAATAAATCAAATTAA
- the gltP gene encoding glutamate/aspartate:proton symporter GltP has translation MKRKFKFSLASQILIALVLGIVVGAIFYGNPAVETYLKPLGTIFLNLIKMIVVPIVISTLIVGVAGTGDLKQLGRLGGKTLIYFEIITTIAIVIGLLIANVFKPGVGINMNELEQTDISSYVETTEQVEHDGGFIDTIVGIVPTNIIDSMAQNDMLSVIFFSVLFGLGVAAIGDRGKPVLAVAQGVADAMFWVTNLVMKFAPFGVFGLMAVTVSKFGLESLIPLGKLVVVVYGAMLFFVIVVLGITAKIVNINIFQVIKVLKDELILAYSTSSSETVLPRIMQKIERFGCPKDITSFVIPTGYSFNLDGSTLYQSIAAIFIAQLYGIDLTIAQQVTLVLVLMVTSKGIAGVPGVSFVVLLATLGSVGIPLEGLAFIAGIDRILDMARTAVNVVGNSLAAIVISKWERRFDEKQKDEYIAELAK, from the coding sequence TTGAAAAGAAAATTTAAGTTCAGTTTAGCGTCTCAAATATTGATAGCATTAGTATTGGGGATTGTTGTAGGGGCTATCTTTTATGGAAATCCAGCTGTCGAAACATATTTAAAACCGCTTGGTACCATTTTTTTAAATTTAATTAAAATGATTGTTGTACCAATCGTTATTTCGACACTTATTGTTGGTGTTGCAGGGACAGGCGATTTGAAACAACTTGGTCGCCTTGGCGGAAAAACATTAATATATTTCGAAATTATTACAACAATTGCCATCGTCATTGGTTTACTCATTGCAAACGTGTTTAAACCAGGTGTAGGCATCAACATGAATGAGTTGGAACAAACAGATATTTCATCTTATGTGGAAACGACTGAACAAGTGGAACATGATGGAGGATTTATTGATACAATTGTTGGCATCGTTCCAACTAACATCATTGATTCCATGGCTCAAAATGATATGCTTTCTGTCATATTCTTCTCTGTCTTGTTCGGTTTAGGGGTAGCAGCCATTGGAGATCGAGGAAAACCAGTTCTAGCAGTCGCCCAAGGTGTTGCGGATGCCATGTTCTGGGTAACAAATCTAGTCATGAAATTCGCTCCATTCGGGGTATTTGGTTTAATGGCTGTAACCGTTTCCAAGTTTGGATTAGAATCATTGATTCCACTTGGAAAATTAGTAGTTGTCGTTTATGGTGCGATGCTATTCTTCGTTATCGTGGTGTTGGGCATTACAGCAAAAATCGTCAACATCAATATATTCCAAGTAATTAAAGTGTTGAAGGACGAGCTTATTTTAGCTTATTCCACTTCCAGCTCTGAAACGGTATTACCGCGCATTATGCAAAAAATTGAACGCTTTGGTTGTCCAAAGGATATTACATCCTTTGTAATTCCAACAGGCTATTCCTTCAACTTAGACGGTTCTACATTATATCAATCCATTGCAGCGATTTTCATTGCCCAATTGTACGGCATTGACCTGACGATTGCACAACAAGTAACGTTAGTGCTCGTATTAATGGTGACTTCCAAAGGTATTGCAGGAGTTCCAGGCGTATCTTTCGTTGTATTGCTTGCGACATTGGGTTCTGTCGGAATTCCATTGGAAGGGCTAGCCTTCATCGCTGGTATCGACCGTATCCTAGATATGGCGCGTACTGCTGTAAACGTAGTCGGCAACTCGCTTGCTGCCATTGTAATCTCAAAATGGGAACGTCGATTTGATGAAAAACAAAAAGATGAATATATTGCAGAATTAGCAAAATAA
- a CDS encoding RraA family protein, whose amino-acid sequence MSKLVERFLAVPTTAISDATGGHTNLDANIKPLSDHYKIAGRAVTVRLPDGENKAVLEAINIAQKGDIIVIDAKGNTNRAVAGDFVASLAKGLGIQGFVVNGVIRDIAAMRELDFPIFALGTTVASGNKHGGGKVNVPIAIGGVSVQPGDFIVGDVDGVVVIPQGEEEEILKKAEEKLAKDEAREKEALANGEKSIRQYLEKVLSK is encoded by the coding sequence ATGTCAAAATTAGTTGAACGATTTTTAGCCGTACCAACTACAGCTATTTCTGATGCAACAGGAGGCCATACAAATTTAGATGCAAACATTAAGCCGTTAAGCGATCATTATAAGATTGCTGGACGAGCTGTAACCGTTCGTTTGCCTGATGGGGAAAATAAAGCGGTGCTTGAAGCCATCAACATTGCCCAAAAAGGGGATATTATTGTTATTGATGCAAAAGGAAATACAAACCGGGCTGTAGCAGGTGATTTTGTCGCTTCTCTTGCAAAGGGGCTTGGCATTCAAGGATTTGTTGTAAATGGAGTTATTCGAGATATTGCGGCAATGCGCGAATTGGATTTCCCGATTTTCGCATTAGGCACAACAGTAGCCAGTGGAAATAAACACGGCGGTGGAAAAGTCAATGTTCCGATTGCCATCGGCGGCGTCAGCGTCCAACCAGGAGACTTTATTGTCGGGGATGTGGACGGGGTCGTTGTCATTCCGCAAGGGGAAGAAGAAGAAATTTTGAAAAAAGCGGAAGAAAAATTGGCAAAGGATGAAGCGAGGGAAAAAGAAGCTTTAGCTAACGGAGAAAAATCCATCCGACAATATCTTGAAAAAGTTTTATCTAAATAA
- a CDS encoding TIGR00730 family Rossman fold protein has translation MRIAIYCGSSSGKSPVYEEAAVELGKVLAKKKYGVVYGGSTQGLMGKVADAALSEGGEVIGVMPKHLMDKEKLHTTLTELYIVDSMHTRKKKMSDLADAFVALPGGCGTLDEYFEAFTWAQIGIHQKPVILYNVNGFYDALIQHFEKMMAEGFLREHQHHLFKTAATLEELLALLEP, from the coding sequence TTGCGTATAGCCATTTATTGCGGTTCATCATCGGGAAAATCGCCAGTGTATGAGGAAGCGGCAGTTGAATTAGGAAAAGTGTTGGCTAAGAAAAAATATGGAGTTGTTTACGGCGGTTCTACACAAGGGCTAATGGGAAAAGTAGCGGACGCAGCTCTTTCAGAAGGCGGAGAAGTCATCGGTGTCATGCCGAAGCATTTAATGGATAAAGAAAAATTACATACCACATTAACAGAGTTATATATTGTTGATTCCATGCATACGAGAAAAAAGAAGATGTCAGACTTGGCCGATGCTTTTGTTGCTTTGCCGGGGGGATGCGGAACTTTGGATGAATATTTCGAAGCTTTTACGTGGGCGCAAATCGGGATCCATCAAAAACCTGTTATTTTATACAATGTGAATGGGTTTTATGATGCGTTGATTCAACATTTTGAAAAGATGATGGCAGAAGGTTTTTTAAGAGAACATCAACATCATTTATTTAAGACTGCAGCAACGTTGGAAGAATTGCTTGCTTTATTAGAACCATGA